The following proteins come from a genomic window of Natrinema saccharevitans:
- a CDS encoding helix-turn-helix domain-containing protein — MTRSATTTPDVSLPTDLDSARAKLVFLYLAAADGATADDLRDDLAVTKGTVLSITGTLRERGYLERRDGRYELA; from the coding sequence ATGACACGATCAGCGACGACGACACCGGACGTATCGCTGCCGACCGATCTCGATTCCGCCCGCGCCAAACTCGTCTTCCTGTATCTCGCCGCGGCCGACGGTGCGACCGCGGACGACCTCCGTGACGACCTCGCCGTCACGAAAGGGACAGTCCTCTCGATTACGGGGACCCTTCGGGAGCGGGGCTACCTCGAGCGCCGGGACGGCCGATACGAACTCGCGTAA
- a CDS encoding type II secretion system F family protein → MSLQRDDGGGTGMSASSNALGDRFYPLYDRLFGEDSEFVADVETKLAQARMTDTVELYLSRALGIGFISGLSLWLIGLMIGYGLFALGLLANEPLLGIPVGEGLLLDIINFLRVPAVVFFSGLIFGSIGFAFGFGSMVAIPYSRASSRKREINMLLTDSVSFMYALSVGGLNQLEIIEAMAEADDTYGEVAREFQSIVKETEYFDIDYRTAIRKQALETPSDDLSQFLTDMLSIVNSGGDMEGFLEDKKEKHMRTAKQEQELTLETLELFGEMYMTLSLFPLLLIIIMVIMQMIPNADVSDQMLYMVVYGLIPMIGVGFIVLVSTVKHDEPGDGYLTMGNTDQRTETGQEGGLLSLGLVEQFTGEHSVFDRIKNREGTHETIEVLRQPHLFFRDHPLVTLALTVPIALVIVVTAMVNGSAPTSWDEMLDAPIWGTFIYLYVPLYITALPLSIFREWNVRHRNAVVNKLSEDLRKLSSSNDTGLTLLESLKAVSDTTSGKLAREFEMMHTKVNYGMSLTEALIEFNNKYHIPRLARTTRLITEAQEASNQISDVLRTAATASENHDDIERERKSRTRMQIVIIIMTFMTVLAVIAILKTQFIDTMAGLETGDSGGGGGAAGGGAMQGANLSENIDVNMLSVLFFHAVTLQAIISGFICGYIRDADLLSGLKYAIGLSAIALIGWTLVA, encoded by the coding sequence ATGAGCCTCCAACGGGACGACGGCGGCGGGACGGGGATGTCGGCGAGTTCCAACGCCCTCGGTGATCGGTTCTACCCGCTCTACGACCGGCTGTTCGGCGAGGACAGCGAGTTCGTCGCGGACGTCGAGACGAAACTCGCACAGGCCCGGATGACCGACACGGTCGAACTCTACCTCTCCCGAGCGCTCGGCATCGGCTTCATTAGCGGACTGAGCCTCTGGTTGATCGGGCTGATGATCGGCTACGGGCTCTTCGCGCTCGGACTGCTTGCGAACGAGCCGTTGCTCGGGATTCCGGTCGGGGAGGGGCTGTTACTCGATATCATTAACTTCCTTCGTGTCCCCGCAGTCGTCTTCTTCAGCGGCCTCATTTTCGGTTCGATTGGTTTTGCGTTCGGGTTCGGCTCGATGGTCGCGATCCCCTACTCGCGGGCCTCGAGCCGGAAACGCGAGATCAACATGCTGTTGACCGATTCGGTCTCGTTCATGTACGCCCTCTCGGTCGGCGGCCTGAACCAACTCGAGATCATCGAGGCGATGGCCGAGGCCGACGACACCTACGGCGAGGTCGCCCGGGAGTTCCAGAGCATCGTCAAGGAGACGGAGTACTTCGACATCGACTACCGGACGGCGATCCGAAAACAGGCACTCGAGACGCCCAGCGACGACCTCTCGCAGTTTTTGACCGACATGCTCTCGATCGTCAACAGCGGCGGTGACATGGAGGGCTTCCTCGAGGACAAGAAGGAAAAGCACATGCGGACCGCCAAGCAGGAACAGGAGCTGACCCTCGAGACGCTCGAGCTGTTCGGCGAGATGTACATGACGCTGTCGCTGTTCCCGCTGTTGCTGATCATCATCATGGTGATCATGCAGATGATCCCGAACGCCGACGTCTCGGACCAGATGCTGTATATGGTCGTTTACGGCCTGATCCCGATGATCGGCGTCGGATTCATCGTTCTGGTTTCGACGGTCAAACACGACGAACCCGGTGACGGCTATCTCACGATGGGTAACACCGATCAGCGGACCGAAACGGGACAGGAGGGCGGCCTGCTGAGTCTCGGCCTCGTCGAGCAGTTCACCGGCGAACACAGCGTCTTCGACCGGATCAAGAATCGAGAAGGAACCCACGAGACGATCGAAGTCCTGCGCCAACCCCACCTCTTCTTCCGGGACCATCCGCTCGTCACCCTCGCACTGACCGTCCCGATCGCGCTCGTCATCGTCGTTACGGCGATGGTAAACGGCTCGGCCCCGACCTCGTGGGACGAGATGCTCGACGCCCCGATCTGGGGGACGTTCATCTATCTCTACGTGCCGCTGTATATCACGGCGCTGCCGCTCTCGATCTTTCGGGAGTGGAACGTCCGGCACCGAAACGCCGTCGTCAACAAGCTCTCGGAGGACCTCCGGAAGCTCTCGAGTTCCAACGACACGGGGCTGACGCTGCTGGAATCACTCAAGGCCGTCTCGGACACCACGAGCGGCAAATTAGCCCGGGAGTTCGAGATGATGCACACGAAGGTCAACTACGGGATGAGCCTGACGGAGGCACTCATCGAGTTCAACAACAAGTATCACATCCCGCGGCTGGCCAGGACGACGCGGCTGATCACCGAGGCACAGGAGGCGTCGAACCAGATTTCGGACGTCCTCCGGACGGCCGCGACCGCCAGCGAGAACCACGACGACATCGAACGCGAACGCAAGTCACGCACCCGCATGCAGATCGTGATCATCATCATGACGTTCATGACCGTGCTTGCGGTGATCGCGATCCTCAAGACCCAGTTCATCGACACGATGGCCGGGCTCGAGACCGGCGACAGCGGTGGCGGTGGCGGGGCCGCCGGCGGCGGTGCGATGCAGGGGGCGAACCTGAGCGAGAACATCGACGTCAATATGCTGTCGGTGTTGTTCTTCCACGCGGTGACGCTGCAGGCGATCATCTCCGGGTTCATCTGTGGCTACATCCGGGACGCGGACCTGCTGAGCGGCCTGAAGTACGCGATCGGACTGTCCGCAATCGCACTCATCGGCTGGACGCTGGTGGCCTAA
- a CDS encoding redoxin domain-containing protein: MAATGDAAPDFTAPLANGDIEEFSLSERLEDEAPVVLAFFPGAFTGVCTTEMCTFQDRLAAFNDLDATVYGVSRDSPFTLNEFREQNGLEFGLISDYNKEIIDEYDLSMDFADLGVHGVAKRSVFVVDGDGQIAYSWVSDDPGVEPDYDEVEAAVEDLS, encoded by the coding sequence ATGGCAGCAACCGGAGACGCCGCACCCGACTTCACCGCACCGCTCGCAAACGGCGACATCGAGGAGTTCTCCCTCTCGGAGCGCCTCGAGGACGAGGCACCGGTCGTCCTCGCCTTTTTCCCCGGCGCCTTTACCGGCGTCTGTACCACCGAGATGTGTACGTTCCAGGACCGGCTGGCCGCGTTCAACGACCTCGACGCCACCGTCTACGGCGTCAGTCGCGACTCGCCGTTTACCTTGAACGAGTTCCGCGAGCAGAACGGTCTCGAGTTCGGCCTCATCAGTGACTACAACAAGGAGATCATCGACGAGTACGACCTCTCGATGGACTTCGCCGACCTGGGCGTCCACGGCGTCGCCAAGCGCTCGGTGTTCGTCGTCGACGGCGACGGACAGATCGCTTACTCGTGGGTCAGTGACGATCCCGGCGTCGAACCCGACTACGACGAGGTCGAGGCCGCCGTCGAGGACCTGTCGTAA
- a CDS encoding HD domain-containing protein: MSDSAAAEDPYHVYTPDDDHHFPDGKLHRVLEFIETDEEIAAYLEAQNVNAVDRMQYNDHGTKHIEIVRNRALCLYDLLKAGDVDFNGARQQGLDEEDEAVIIALAATLHDVGHVVHRDSHAYYSIPLAADILERILPEFYGVADRVRMKGEILHAILCHHTAETPLTTEAGVIRVADALDMESGRSRIPYESGGRGINTLSSQAIKRVSLQPGDTTPVMVEIAMTNAAGVYQVDNLLKAKLEDSGLEEEIRIVAVNTNENHERLVERIEL; this comes from the coding sequence ATGAGCGATTCTGCCGCCGCCGAGGATCCCTACCACGTCTACACCCCCGACGACGATCACCACTTTCCCGACGGGAAACTGCACCGCGTCCTCGAGTTCATCGAGACCGACGAGGAGATCGCGGCCTATCTCGAGGCCCAGAACGTCAACGCGGTCGATCGGATGCAGTACAACGATCACGGTACCAAACACATCGAGATCGTCCGCAATCGGGCACTGTGTCTCTACGACCTGCTCAAGGCCGGCGACGTCGACTTCAACGGCGCGCGCCAGCAGGGGCTCGACGAGGAAGACGAGGCGGTCATCATCGCGCTGGCGGCGACCCTACACGACGTGGGCCACGTCGTCCACCGCGACAGCCACGCCTACTACTCGATCCCGCTGGCCGCGGACATCCTCGAACGAATTCTCCCCGAGTTCTACGGCGTCGCCGACCGCGTCCGGATGAAAGGCGAGATCCTCCACGCGATCCTCTGTCACCACACCGCCGAGACGCCCCTGACGACCGAGGCCGGCGTCATCCGCGTCGCCGACGCGCTGGATATGGAAAGCGGCCGTTCGCGGATTCCCTACGAGTCCGGCGGACGCGGAATCAACACCCTCTCGAGCCAGGCGATCAAACGCGTCTCGCTCCAGCCCGGCGATACCACGCCCGTGATGGTCGAGATCGCGATGACCAACGCTGCCGGCGTCTACCAGGTCGACAACCTCCTCAAGGCGAAACTCGAGGATTCGGGGCTCGAAGAGGAGATTCGCATCGTCGCGGTCAACACGAACGAAAACCACGAACGGCTGGTCGAGCGGATCGAACTCTAA
- a CDS encoding ATPase, T2SS/T4P/T4SS family, with amino-acid sequence MAIDEADQSDAGDFSEGEASDPASEDERTHEPSERDSSVRVGEYTWEAFMEEHGHGDEVADLYPDEPAEGDDQLGLDTDEDVGSVVPSGDDWNDVEFDPEEYLGHHPDDLEDTVLPIAGDNGETIWDAYWEYANPETTPVVKDTWTWEHYKWEYYYEDDGSRPRDGDGEIVRHDREEALGFDPETLENRLAAGNDAALELDDIVEERTVNIQDEIDEDEFFSTAAGNTTVSNRYDLEKAVPFEKKTHFREVERYWVNKPYAFVVIFHSEKENEKKYYMVEPYQNEIETELKEFLSGKLRTAIKYSEDGIKEKATEDGRRTVIEDETRRLLERYDLFEATSEKASKSMLETLRGLLDDPEDVEVEDVGPSQLDGIEVRPEPAILADDPDTLSEYQVEKLLYLLKRDFIGYERIDGIKHDINVEDISVDGYNSPVFVYHSEYEQIITNIYHGKDELDDFVVKLAQRSGKGISKRLPQVDATLPDGSRAQLTLGEEVSDHGTNYTIRQFKDVPFTPIDLINWNTFSLDEMAFLWLAIENHKSLIFAGGTASGKTTSLNAVSLFIPSSAKIVSIEDTREVELPQRNWIASVTRPSFADDEQGDVDEFDLLEAALRQRPDYIVMGEIRGEEGRTLFQVMSTGHTTYTTFHADSVDEVLKRFTTDPINVSKTMFTALDLVSIQTQTRVQGHKVRRNKSLTEINHYEAEHDEINVQDVYQWQAETDEFLKMGDSNTLEEIQFDRGWSTEKLEDELFKREVILAYLIKNGLNTYAQVAATVQAFINDPDTILTLIANGQLEDSLEDLREMESVLIDVDQEKEELVPRPEATDETYNISMDILERAEESLFEEYRGKVPSGLASALGDIEEESTIEVDQADSDEFDFEGDVDESVDDTEWELGDSDATFAVEGGDEAVDEPAWLSEDTGFEIGDDDGTATGGGGIEADAAGAPADTAPDTGETTELEPSADGSATGASARSSEDSAVAAGVDTEASTADAAPDRSRTGSQSAAANSTTSGKRADRDSALMPTEDAEDGDLGGLFDDMGETIDELGEPTESGRPAGGDGAAAGRPDTSGFDSMFPEDDLDSIFDPESDDGGGHEGSPRGDHPPNAPDSDTASATSTDASATDRAASSETTTQSGEVDVDEASPSEPEPPTIDVGEPSSDDVGATDAVDEGGDDEPADATAVEPPTIEIDESGSDPPDGPDSGDGDEAASDSAATNTDGSPPNDPSAGGDDSAADEESIFGGRSDSIFSDEADDDDDGGSLFDGGDDDDETIFRDEEDESSDDDGIFDAGDANEDGDT; translated from the coding sequence ATGGCTATTGACGAGGCCGACCAATCGGACGCCGGGGACTTTTCTGAGGGGGAAGCGTCCGACCCTGCGTCGGAAGACGAGCGGACCCACGAGCCGTCGGAACGGGACTCGAGCGTCCGCGTCGGCGAGTACACGTGGGAAGCGTTCATGGAGGAACACGGACACGGGGACGAGGTCGCCGACCTGTACCCGGACGAGCCCGCGGAGGGCGACGACCAGCTCGGGCTCGACACCGACGAGGACGTCGGGTCGGTCGTCCCGAGCGGGGACGACTGGAACGACGTCGAGTTCGACCCCGAGGAATACCTCGGTCACCACCCCGACGACCTCGAGGACACCGTCCTCCCGATTGCGGGAGACAACGGCGAGACGATCTGGGACGCCTACTGGGAGTACGCCAATCCCGAGACGACGCCGGTCGTCAAGGACACCTGGACGTGGGAACACTACAAGTGGGAGTACTACTACGAGGACGACGGGAGCCGTCCGCGGGACGGCGACGGCGAGATCGTCCGTCACGACAGGGAGGAGGCGCTCGGTTTCGATCCCGAGACCCTCGAGAACCGGCTCGCGGCGGGCAACGACGCCGCGCTGGAACTCGACGACATCGTCGAGGAACGGACCGTCAACATCCAGGACGAGATCGATGAAGACGAGTTCTTCTCGACGGCTGCTGGCAATACGACCGTCTCGAACCGATACGATCTCGAGAAGGCGGTTCCCTTCGAGAAGAAGACTCACTTCCGTGAGGTCGAGCGCTACTGGGTCAACAAACCCTACGCCTTCGTCGTCATCTTCCACTCGGAAAAGGAAAACGAGAAGAAGTACTACATGGTCGAGCCCTACCAGAACGAGATCGAGACGGAACTCAAGGAGTTCCTCTCGGGCAAGCTCAGGACGGCCATCAAATACTCCGAGGACGGAATCAAGGAGAAAGCGACCGAGGACGGCCGGCGGACGGTCATCGAGGACGAAACCCGACGGCTGCTCGAGCGGTACGATCTCTTCGAGGCGACCTCCGAGAAGGCGTCGAAAAGCATGCTCGAGACGCTCCGTGGCCTCCTCGACGATCCGGAGGACGTCGAGGTCGAAGACGTCGGTCCGAGTCAACTCGATGGGATCGAGGTCCGGCCCGAGCCGGCGATCCTCGCGGACGATCCGGACACGTTGAGCGAGTATCAGGTCGAGAAGCTGCTGTACCTGCTCAAACGCGACTTCATCGGCTACGAACGGATCGACGGGATCAAACACGACATCAATGTCGAGGACATCTCCGTCGACGGTTACAACTCGCCGGTGTTCGTCTATCACTCCGAGTACGAACAGATCATCACGAACATCTACCACGGGAAAGACGAACTGGACGACTTCGTCGTCAAGCTCGCACAGCGGTCCGGAAAAGGCATTAGTAAGCGGCTCCCGCAGGTCGACGCGACCCTGCCCGACGGCTCGCGTGCCCAGTTGACCCTCGGGGAGGAGGTGTCCGATCACGGGACCAACTACACGATCCGCCAGTTCAAGGACGTCCCCTTCACGCCGATCGACCTCATCAACTGGAACACCTTCTCGCTCGACGAGATGGCCTTCCTCTGGCTGGCCATCGAGAACCACAAGAGCCTGATCTTCGCCGGCGGGACCGCCTCGGGGAAGACCACCTCGCTGAACGCCGTCTCGCTGTTTATCCCGAGCAGCGCGAAGATCGTCTCGATCGAGGACACCCGAGAGGTCGAACTGCCACAGCGCAACTGGATCGCCAGCGTGACACGCCCTTCCTTCGCCGACGACGAACAGGGCGATGTCGACGAGTTCGACCTGCTCGAGGCCGCGCTCCGCCAGCGCCCCGACTACATCGTCATGGGCGAGATTCGCGGCGAGGAGGGTCGGACCCTGTTCCAGGTCATGTCGACCGGTCACACTACGTATACGACCTTCCACGCCGACTCCGTCGACGAAGTCCTCAAGCGGTTCACAACGGACCCGATCAACGTCTCGAAGACGATGTTCACCGCGCTGGATCTGGTGTCGATCCAGACCCAGACCCGGGTGCAAGGACACAAGGTCCGCCGAAACAAGTCCCTGACCGAGATCAACCACTACGAGGCCGAACACGACGAGATCAACGTTCAGGACGTCTACCAGTGGCAGGCCGAGACCGACGAGTTCCTCAAGATGGGTGACTCGAACACCTTGGAGGAGATCCAGTTCGACCGCGGGTGGAGTACGGAGAAACTCGAGGACGAACTGTTCAAACGCGAGGTCATCCTGGCCTATCTCATCAAGAACGGGCTGAACACGTACGCGCAGGTCGCTGCGACGGTCCAAGCGTTCATCAACGATCCCGACACCATCCTGACGCTGATCGCGAACGGGCAACTCGAGGACAGCCTCGAGGACCTCCGCGAGATGGAGAGTGTCCTGATCGACGTCGACCAGGAGAAAGAGGAGTTGGTCCCCCGGCCGGAAGCGACCGACGAGACGTACAACATCTCGATGGACATCCTCGAACGGGCCGAGGAGTCGCTGTTCGAGGAGTACCGCGGCAAGGTACCGAGCGGGCTTGCAAGCGCGCTCGGCGATATCGAGGAGGAAAGCACGATCGAGGTCGACCAGGCCGACAGCGACGAGTTCGACTTCGAGGGTGACGTCGACGAGAGCGTCGACGACACGGAGTGGGAACTCGGCGATAGCGACGCGACGTTCGCCGTCGAGGGTGGCGACGAGGCTGTCGACGAACCGGCGTGGCTCAGCGAAGACACCGGCTTCGAGATCGGGGATGACGACGGGACCGCGACGGGCGGTGGCGGTATCGAGGCCGACGCCGCCGGTGCCCCGGCGGACACGGCTCCCGATACCGGCGAGACCACCGAACTCGAGCCGAGTGCTGACGGGTCTGCGACGGGCGCCAGCGCTCGCTCGAGCGAGGACTCGGCCGTCGCTGCCGGGGTCGATACCGAGGCGTCGACCGCAGACGCCGCGCCGGATCGCTCACGGACCGGGAGTCAGTCGGCCGCCGCCAACAGCACGACATCCGGGAAACGAGCCGACCGCGACTCGGCGCTGATGCCCACTGAAGACGCCGAAGACGGCGATCTTGGCGGCCTGTTCGACGACATGGGCGAGACGATCGACGAACTGGGGGAGCCGACGGAGTCCGGTCGGCCGGCCGGTGGGGACGGGGCCGCGGCGGGCCGGCCCGACACCTCCGGCTTCGATTCGATGTTCCCCGAGGACGATCTCGACTCGATCTTCGATCCGGAATCGGACGACGGTGGGGGACACGAGGGAAGCCCACGGGGCGACCACCCCCCGAACGCCCCCGACAGCGACACCGCGTCGGCCACATCGACGGACGCGTCGGCGACCGATAGGGCCGCCTCGAGCGAGACGACCACACAGTCGGGGGAGGTCGACGTCGACGAGGCGTCACCGTCGGAGCCGGAGCCACCGACGATCGACGTCGGCGAGCCGTCGTCGGACGACGTGGGAGCGACCGACGCCGTCGATGAGGGGGGCGACGACGAGCCCGCGGACGCAACGGCGGTCGAACCGCCGACGATCGAGATCGACGAAAGCGGTTCGGACCCGCCGGACGGCCCCGATAGCGGCGACGGGGACGAAGCCGCTTCCGACTCGGCTGCCACGAATACGGACGGCTCGCCGCCGAACGACCCGTCTGCTGGGGGCGACGACTCCGCGGCGGACGAGGAGTCGATCTTCGGCGGGAGGTCGGACTCGATCTTCAGCGACGAGGCCGACGACGACGATGACGGCGGTTCGCTCTTCGACGGCGGTGACGACGATGACGAGACGATATTCAGGGATGAGGAAGATGAATCGAGCGACGACGACGGCATCTTCGACGCCGGAGATGCGAACGAGGACGGAGACACATGA
- a CDS encoding acyl-CoA dehydrogenase family protein, translated as MRYNDSDQAREVAARTNDLMEEVVLPIERERAGGMAVSSGTIAELREAAREYDVYAPQIPEEYGGMGLSFRDSLPAFEEAGRSLLGQIAMRVDAPDEGNMHLLELAGDELQKETYLEPLVQGEIKSGFSMTEPMQGAGSDPKMIQTTAEKDGDEWVIDGHKWWTTQGVEADVLIVLARTDPEAHPYEACSLFLVPADADGVEVVRDVPHMGGGNHGTSHAEIRYENVRVPEEHLLGELNEGFTHAQERLGPARLTHCMRYSGMAQRSLDIAKAYISERRGFDSTLSDKQSLRHRIADAETKLHMARTGIRDAADRIAAGDEARVPVSMCKVFSANVTQEAVDLAVQCCGANGIGKDLPLSDFYESVRQFRIVDGADEVHRRVIARAAFEDVPEEELEPLTRFGDPNRDRSADH; from the coding sequence ATGCGCTACAATGACAGTGACCAAGCACGCGAGGTCGCAGCGCGTACCAACGACTTGATGGAGGAGGTCGTCCTCCCGATCGAACGCGAACGAGCCGGCGGGATGGCCGTCTCGAGCGGCACCATCGCGGAACTTCGCGAAGCCGCCCGCGAGTACGACGTCTACGCACCACAGATCCCCGAGGAGTACGGCGGCATGGGGCTTTCCTTCCGCGACTCGCTCCCGGCCTTCGAAGAAGCGGGCCGGAGTCTGCTCGGACAGATCGCAATGCGGGTCGACGCCCCCGACGAGGGGAACATGCACTTGCTCGAGTTGGCCGGCGACGAGTTGCAGAAAGAGACCTATCTCGAACCGCTCGTTCAGGGCGAGATCAAGTCCGGCTTCTCGATGACGGAGCCGATGCAGGGGGCGGGGTCGGACCCGAAGATGATTCAGACCACCGCCGAGAAAGACGGCGACGAGTGGGTCATCGACGGCCACAAGTGGTGGACGACACAGGGGGTGGAGGCCGACGTGCTGATCGTCCTCGCCCGAACCGATCCCGAGGCGCACCCCTACGAGGCCTGTTCGCTCTTCCTCGTCCCCGCCGACGCCGACGGCGTCGAGGTCGTCCGCGACGTCCCACACATGGGCGGCGGCAATCACGGCACGTCCCACGCCGAGATCCGCTACGAGAACGTCCGCGTTCCCGAGGAACACCTGCTGGGCGAACTGAACGAGGGCTTTACCCACGCCCAAGAGCGGCTCGGCCCCGCTCGCTTGACCCACTGCATGCGCTACTCCGGGATGGCCCAGCGGTCGCTGGACATCGCGAAGGCCTACATCAGCGAGCGCCGGGGCTTCGATTCGACGCTGTCGGACAAGCAGTCGCTCCGACACCGGATCGCCGACGCCGAGACGAAACTCCACATGGCCCGGACCGGGATCCGCGACGCCGCCGACCGGATCGCCGCCGGCGACGAGGCCCGCGTCCCCGTCTCCATGTGCAAGGTCTTCTCGGCCAACGTCACCCAGGAAGCCGTCGACCTCGCCGTACAGTGTTGCGGTGCCAACGGCATCGGAAAGGACCTCCCGCTGTCGGATTTTTACGAATCCGTCCGCCAGTTCCGCATCGTCGACGGTGCTGACGAAGTCCATCGCCGAGTCATCGCCCGCGCTGCCTTCGAGGACGTCCCCGAGGAGGAACTCGAGCCGTTGACCCGCTTTGGCGATCCGAACCGGGACCGAAGCGCCGACCACTGA
- a CDS encoding Sec-independent protein translocase subunit TatA/TatB, with amino-acid sequence MVAEITPLFIPGGMGPPELAIILVIAVLLFGANKIPKLARSTGEAMGEFQKGREKVESELEEMREGGTVSEGETTDDEEFVDTEPVTTEDETTTETETN; translated from the coding sequence ATGGTAGCCGAAATCACACCGCTGTTCATTCCCGGCGGCATGGGGCCTCCGGAACTCGCCATCATTCTCGTCATCGCGGTCTTGCTCTTCGGGGCGAACAAGATCCCGAAGCTCGCGCGATCGACCGGCGAGGCGATGGGTGAGTTCCAGAAGGGCCGCGAAAAGGTCGAATCGGAACTCGAGGAAATGCGCGAGGGCGGTACCGTCAGTGAGGGCGAGACCACCGACGACGAGGAGTTCGTCGACACCGAGCCCGTCACCACCGAAGACGAGACAACCACCGAGACGGAGACCAACTAA
- a CDS encoding SDR family NAD(P)-dependent oxidoreductase, whose translation MSDLFDLEGRVAVVTGGGRGIGRAIAVELANAGAAVVPSARSTGEIESVAADIEAAGGDAVAVPADVTDPDAVGDVIDRAADEFGGVDIVVNNAGFNPDDALGRPEDVETESLDRVLDVNLNGAYEVTHAAADYLLESDGGSVINVASVGGLVGLPRQHPYVASKHGLVGLTKSMSLDWAPEVRVNAVAPGYVSTELTEDLEDNDRLRQSIVDRTPLDRFADPEEIAGPVVFLASDAASYVTGSVLAADGGWTAR comes from the coding sequence ATGAGCGACCTCTTCGATCTCGAGGGACGAGTTGCAGTGGTAACGGGTGGCGGTCGCGGCATCGGCCGCGCGATCGCCGTCGAGTTGGCGAACGCGGGTGCAGCGGTCGTCCCGAGCGCCCGATCGACGGGCGAGATCGAGTCCGTCGCCGCGGACATCGAGGCCGCAGGCGGCGACGCCGTCGCCGTCCCCGCGGACGTGACCGATCCCGACGCCGTGGGCGACGTGATCGACCGGGCGGCCGACGAGTTTGGCGGCGTCGACATCGTCGTCAACAACGCCGGCTTCAACCCCGACGACGCGCTGGGTCGACCCGAAGACGTCGAGACCGAGAGCCTCGATCGGGTGCTAGACGTCAACCTGAACGGGGCCTACGAGGTCACCCACGCCGCCGCCGACTACCTCCTCGAGAGCGACGGCGGCTCGGTGATCAACGTCGCCAGCGTCGGCGGACTGGTCGGCCTGCCGCGCCAGCACCCCTACGTCGCCTCGAAACACGGACTGGTCGGGCTCACCAAGAGCATGTCCTTAGACTGGGCCCCCGAGGTCCGGGTCAACGCCGTCGCACCGGGCTACGTCTCGACAGAACTGACCGAGGACCTCGAGGACAACGACCGCCTCCGCCAGTCGATCGTCGATCGCACGCCGCTGGATCGGTTCGCCGATCCCGAGGAGATCGCCGGCCCGGTCGTCTTCCTCGCGAGCGACGCCGCCAGCTACGTGACCGGTTCCGTCCTCGCGGCCGACGGCGGCTGGACGGCTCGATAA